In Megalops cyprinoides isolate fMegCyp1 chromosome 25, fMegCyp1.pri, whole genome shotgun sequence, a single window of DNA contains:
- the LOC118771624 gene encoding cysteine-rich DPF motif domain-containing protein 1-like, whose amino-acid sequence MNIVSSAPSGCESRSDGCGQRLCGLSAPFSRYGQKAPNSRAIVLLEECFVMKDPFCPEKEKFLVLGSHCSLCHKTVCVGAECSLFYTKRFCLQCVREHLEQFPQQIQTELGKKKQTQKTPS is encoded by the exons ATGAATATTGTCTCTTCTGCT CCGTCTGGCTGTGAAAGCAGAAGCGATGGATGCGGTCAGCGGCTCTGTGGATTATCAGCACCTTTCTCACGCTACGGGCAGAAAGCACCCAACAGCAGGGCGATCGT CCTTCTGGAGGAGTGCTTTGTGATGAAGGATCCTTTCTGTCCCGAGAAAGAGAAGTTTCTCGTGTTGGGGTCACACTGCAGCTTGTGCCACAAGACCGTTTGCGTGGGCGCG GAGTGCAGCCTGTTTTACACCAAGCGCTTCTGCCTTCAGTGCGTGAGGGAGCACCTGGAGCAGTTTCCCCAGCAGATCCAGACAGAGCTTGGCAAGAAGAAACAGACCCAGAAAACTCCCTCCTGA